One Natrinema longum genomic window, TACGGGCCGCCGATCAGGCCCGTCACGACGCCGACGGGCATCTGCGTCCCGCCCAGCGCGAGCCGGGCACCGACGTCGGCGGTGACCATCAGCGCGGGGCCGGCGAAGACACAGCCCACCATCAGCCGTCGGTAGTCGCCGCCGACCGTGTTTCTGACGATGTGGGGAACGACGAGGCCGAAGAAACTGACGACGCCGGCGACGGCGATGGCGACGCTGGCGGCCAGAATAGCGACGCCGGAGAGGAAAAAGCGGACTCGTTCGACGCGCATTCCGAGCGACCGGGCGGTGTTCTCCCCCAGCATCAGGACGTTCAGCTGGCGCGCACCGGCGAGCGCGATTCCGATCGCGATGACTGCCGGCAGGACTGCGATTCGGACCTCCTCCCATCCGGTGCCCGTCAGCGAGCCCGTTATCCAGGCGATCGCCGTCTGGACGACACCCAGATCGTCCGCGAAGAAAAACAGTCCCTGCTGGAGCGACTGGAAGACCATATTGACGATCACGCCCGCGAGTACGAGCCGAACGGGACTCGTGCCGCCTTTCCACGCGATCACGTAGACGATCCCGAACGCGAGAGTTCCCCCTAGAGCCGCGATCAACGGGAGGAACGGTGCGAGGCCGCTGAACACGACGAGCGTCGCCAAAACGGCGAACCCGGCCCCGGAACTGACACCCAGAATGAACGGACTCGCCAGTTCGTTTCGCGTCACGGCCTGGAACACCGCACCCGAAACCGCGAGCGTCGCACCGGTAATGATCCCGACGAACACCCGCGGTAGTCGGAGGTCCCAGACGACGATGCTGTCGGTACTCATGTCCGGCCGCTCGGTGCCGAACAGGAACGACGCCCAGGCGTTGAGATCGAAGATTACTGCGGGGTTGAACACCGCCTTCCAGGCCTCGAAAAACGTCATCGAGTACTCCCCGAAGCTTACCTGGATCAGACCCGCGACGATCGTAACGACCGTACTCGCCAGACAGAAGACGACAAGGGTCCCCGTTACCCAGCCGTCTCGCTGTCCAGTCGTCGCGTGCCCACTGACCGATGCTGCTTCTGCCATCTTTGTTTAGGTATCCCTAAAAGAGGTATAGTAGTTGTGGTCCGGTGACGCCGTGCTAGTGGCTCGCGAGGAACGATCGAGAGGTCGGCCAGCCCGACCGGCTCTAACCCACTGAACGACTCACTCGAGCAGTTCGATCTCGTCGTCTCCGTTCGGGACGGCACAGATGAACGCGCCCCGCTCGTCGCTCTCGTTGCGGTACCAGTGGACGGTCCCGGCGGGAATCAACAGCGAGTCACCGGGCTCGACCTCGTACTCCTCGTCACCGTCGACGGCTTCGCCGTCTGCTCGATGCGCCTCCGGCGCATCGCTGATCCCGACCGTGTACTCCCCT contains:
- a CDS encoding FecCD family ABC transporter permease, with the protein product MAEAASVSGHATTGQRDGWVTGTLVVFCLASTVVTIVAGLIQVSFGEYSMTFFEAWKAVFNPAVIFDLNAWASFLFGTERPDMSTDSIVVWDLRLPRVFVGIITGATLAVSGAVFQAVTRNELASPFILGVSSGAGFAVLATLVVFSGLAPFLPLIAALGGTLAFGIVYVIAWKGGTSPVRLVLAGVIVNMVFQSLQQGLFFFADDLGVVQTAIAWITGSLTGTGWEEVRIAVLPAVIAIGIALAGARQLNVLMLGENTARSLGMRVERVRFFLSGVAILAASVAIAVAGVVSFFGLVVPHIVRNTVGGDYRRLMVGCVFAGPALMVTADVGARLALGGTQMPVGVVTGLIGGPYFLFLMRKQQSMGEL
- a CDS encoding cupin domain-containing protein, yielding MTEPVLRRSNEIEYETVDAAEALSKGVLIADDHGAPNFAIRRFVLEPGGEVPKHTNDVEHEQYVLEGEYTVGISDAPEAHRADGEAVDGDEEYEVEPGDSLLIPAGTVHWYRNESDERGAFICAVPNGDDEIELLE